One part of the Methanococcoides sp. AM1 genome encodes these proteins:
- a CDS encoding cation diffusion facilitator family transporter: MDERSKKIQQILVIILALNLLVAFAKIIYGTITNTLSMKSDGYHSLFDGISNIVGIVAIFVAAKPPDRTHPYGHQKFETLASIVIAVLIIFVGFEIIHNSITRFTSDIQPSVTGLSFIVMISTMAVNLMVTEYERRKGEKLNSDILLADSIHTRSDIFVSLSVLVALVAIEAGYPIVDPLISLIIAAVIVRAGIKIIMASSNTLCDAAQLEEEVICSLASEIDGVRDCHKIRTRGCKGDIHIDLHIMVVPELTVSEAHVISHQVMDYLKEKLEGVTEVLVHIDPFTEKK, translated from the coding sequence CTGCTGGTAGCTTTTGCAAAGATAATCTATGGTACGATCACAAACACGCTCAGCATGAAATCCGATGGCTACCATTCCCTTTTTGACGGGATATCGAACATCGTCGGTATCGTTGCTATCTTTGTCGCAGCAAAACCTCCTGACCGGACACATCCTTATGGACACCAGAAGTTCGAGACCCTTGCATCCATCGTCATTGCAGTGCTGATAATCTTCGTCGGGTTCGAGATAATCCATAATTCTATAACAAGGTTCACATCAGACATACAGCCCAGCGTTACCGGTCTGAGCTTTATTGTCATGATAAGCACAATGGCTGTTAACCTGATGGTAACCGAATATGAAAGAAGAAAGGGTGAAAAGCTTAACAGCGATATCCTGCTGGCCGATTCCATCCATACCAGAAGTGACATATTCGTTTCACTTTCAGTACTCGTGGCACTTGTAGCAATCGAAGCAGGATATCCAATAGTCGATCCTTTAATATCACTGATAATAGCAGCCGTAATTGTCAGGGCAGGTATCAAAATAATAATGGCAAGTTCCAATACATTATGTGATGCCGCCCAGCTTGAAGAAGAAGTTATCTGTTCACTTGCCTCTGAGATAGACGGAGTTCGTGACTGCCACAAGATCAGGACCAGAGGGTGTAAAGGCGACATACATATCGACCTTCACATCATGGTAGTACCTGAACTGACCGTGTCCGAAGCTCATGTGATCTCACATCAGGTCATGGACTACCTTAAAGAGAAACTGGAAGGTGTGACCGAAGTATTGGTTCACATCGATCCATTTACGGAAAAAAAATAA
- a CDS encoding ATP-binding protein codes for MQIPLRSKLVLAAVAGVLLVMVLTTTITITTQISVQEELAHQQAIEITKSYANKFDGDMRSDLAIARSISSTLSEYESSDRDEINRILYAILEDNPHLLGTYVCYEPNAFDSKDTDFANFEGYDSTGRFAPYWHKINESIGQDYLQDCESYDYYLYPKVFKEAVITDPYFYDGIFMVSYASPIIKDGEFIGVGGVDVSLDYMDEIVSQVTAFDTGYAIMTGSSGLILSQPHNKDWIGYKTIYDYGNDELSKAAEDIKHKKSGYVNTIDPVTGKEIVVFYEPIESKNYGFFLVIPKEEMLEGTFAIRDKLIAIGILSIFFTSIAAYLASRTVTGSIDDIVNDFKEMADSVADGELNIRANTHIDEDFKKIPEGLNHILDGVVVPIHETTRVAVELSKGHLDARFEGETEGEFNQLAQSINYFAKLLDVIINESNEVLSAMEKEDFSRRVHFHGHGDLKLLTEGIEQTRLSLQQASIDRQIAEQELKEYARKLEQSNELKDMFTDIMRHDLLNPASVIKGFTELLLMTEENEQTKRFLERIWNNNNNLIEMIHSAAEFAKVESSDELELKLQDITNIIEHSMEILTTQASNKEMVIEFNEKEPHYVLANPIIETVFTNLISNAIKYSPEKSEVVIEIKESGEFTEITVTDFGEGIKDEHKTTVFDRFKRVNKTGVKGSGLGLAIVKRTIELHGGDVGVRDNPSGKGSVFFVKLKRYTDELED; via the coding sequence ATGCAGATCCCATTAAGATCTAAACTTGTTCTTGCTGCTGTTGCAGGAGTTCTTCTTGTAATGGTACTGACAACTACTATCACGATAACAACTCAGATCTCAGTGCAGGAAGAGCTTGCTCATCAGCAAGCCATTGAGATCACAAAGAGCTATGCGAACAAGTTCGATGGAGACATGCGTTCCGACCTTGCGATCGCTCGTTCGATCAGCTCCACGCTGAGTGAATACGAGTCATCGGACAGGGATGAGATTAACAGGATACTATACGCGATCCTGGAAGATAACCCACATCTTTTGGGAACCTATGTGTGCTATGAGCCAAATGCTTTTGATAGCAAGGATACTGATTTTGCAAACTTTGAAGGTTATGACAGCACCGGCAGGTTTGCACCATACTGGCACAAGATCAATGAAAGCATTGGACAGGACTATTTGCAGGATTGCGAAAGTTATGATTACTACCTCTATCCAAAGGTCTTCAAAGAGGCTGTGATCACCGATCCATACTTCTACGACGGAATATTTATGGTCAGCTATGCATCGCCCATAATAAAAGACGGAGAATTCATAGGTGTCGGAGGAGTTGACGTCTCATTGGACTATATGGATGAGATCGTAAGTCAGGTCACAGCATTCGACACAGGGTATGCCATCATGACCGGCAGTTCCGGGCTTATACTCTCCCAGCCACATAATAAGGACTGGATCGGATACAAGACGATCTATGATTATGGAAATGATGAACTCTCCAAGGCTGCAGAGGATATCAAACATAAGAAAAGTGGTTACGTCAATACGATCGATCCGGTCACCGGCAAAGAGATCGTAGTTTTCTACGAGCCAATAGAGTCTAAGAACTATGGTTTTTTCCTCGTAATACCAAAAGAGGAAATGCTTGAAGGTACTTTTGCAATCAGGGATAAGCTGATAGCGATCGGAATCCTTTCGATTTTCTTTACAAGTATTGCAGCATACCTTGCTTCACGAACTGTAACCGGATCTATAGACGATATTGTAAATGATTTTAAGGAAATGGCGGATTCCGTAGCTGATGGAGAATTGAACATCAGGGCTAACACGCATATCGACGAGGATTTCAAGAAGATACCGGAAGGTCTCAACCATATCCTCGATGGAGTAGTGGTGCCGATACATGAAACTACAAGAGTTGCAGTTGAACTTTCAAAAGGGCATTTAGATGCCCGGTTCGAAGGTGAAACTGAAGGAGAATTCAATCAACTCGCCCAATCGATCAATTATTTCGCTAAACTTTTAGATGTCATCATAAATGAGTCTAATGAAGTTCTTTCAGCAATGGAAAAGGAGGATTTCTCCCGGAGAGTACATTTCCACGGTCATGGCGACCTGAAATTACTTACAGAAGGTATCGAACAGACACGCCTGTCACTACAACAGGCAAGTATCGATCGCCAGATAGCGGAACAGGAACTTAAAGAGTATGCACGGAAGCTAGAACAGTCCAATGAGCTTAAAGACATGTTCACAGACATTATGCGTCACGATCTGTTAAACCCTGCAAGTGTCATAAAAGGATTTACAGAACTGCTTCTTATGACCGAGGAGAATGAGCAGACAAAACGGTTCCTCGAAAGGATATGGAATAACAATAATAATCTCATTGAAATGATCCACTCCGCTGCAGAGTTTGCTAAAGTGGAAAGCTCCGATGAACTTGAACTCAAGTTACAGGATATAACAAATATCATCGAACATTCAATGGAGATACTGACCACACAAGCCAGTAACAAAGAGATGGTCATCGAATTCAATGAAAAGGAACCACATTATGTGCTGGCCAACCCGATCATTGAAACTGTGTTCACTAACCTGATCTCAAATGCGATCAAATACAGTCCTGAAAAAAGCGAAGTTGTCATCGAGATCAAAGAAAGCGGGGAATTCACAGAAATCACGGTCACTGACTTTGGCGAGGGTATCAAGGATGAACATAAAACAACTGTCTTTGATCGCTTCAAGAGAGTGAACAAAACAGGAGTAAAGGGATCAGGACTTGGGCTTGCCATCGTCAAGAGAACCATTGAGCTCCATGGAGGAGATGTTGGCGTGAGAGATAATCCTTCAGGAAAAGGTTCTGTATTCTTTGTGAAGTTGAAAAGATATACCGATGAGCTCGAAGATTAA
- a CDS encoding metal ABC transporter permease, which produces MIELLQYEFMTNALIAGLLASIACGIIGVYVVVKKIVFISGGIAHASFGGIGISYFLGINPIFGVLPFSLFSALTMGTISKRSDVPEDTIIGILWSLGMAIGIIFIGWTPGYAPDLMTYLFGNILTVPGSDIYLMLALDAVIIGTVYVLYKEFMALCYDEEFSKVSGVPTEKLYLLLLCLIALTVVVMIRVVGLILVIALLTIPAALSRQYTSNMKTMMYLSILFGATFTITGLILSYYFDIASGATIIIVMATAYLLNIALQKWKTVSDN; this is translated from the coding sequence ATGATAGAGCTTTTACAATACGAGTTTATGACAAATGCCCTTATTGCAGGCTTGCTGGCAAGTATCGCATGCGGGATAATTGGCGTTTATGTTGTGGTAAAGAAGATCGTATTCATCAGTGGCGGTATCGCACACGCTTCCTTCGGAGGTATTGGTATCAGCTACTTCCTCGGGATCAACCCAATATTCGGTGTTCTCCCCTTCAGCCTTTTCTCAGCCCTGACAATGGGAACCATCAGTAAAAGATCGGATGTTCCGGAAGACACTATCATTGGAATTCTCTGGTCTCTTGGAATGGCGATAGGGATCATATTCATCGGATGGACACCCGGTTATGCACCTGACCTTATGACATACCTGTTCGGTAATATATTGACCGTGCCAGGTTCGGATATCTACCTGATGCTGGCACTCGATGCAGTGATAATAGGTACTGTATATGTACTTTATAAAGAGTTCATGGCACTGTGCTATGATGAGGAGTTCTCCAAAGTATCAGGAGTTCCTACGGAAAAATTATACCTTTTGCTACTATGCCTTATTGCACTGACAGTCGTAGTGATGATACGCGTGGTCGGACTGATACTTGTGATAGCCCTTCTTACGATCCCTGCAGCATTGAGCCGTCAGTATACCAGCAACATGAAGACCATGATGTATCTCTCCATACTGTTCGGTGCTACATTCACCATAACCGGATTGATATTATCATACTATTTTGATATCGCATCCGGTGCGACCATCATTATAGTAATGGCCACTGCATACCTTTTAAACATAGCATTACAGAAATGGAAAACAGTTTCAGACAACTGA
- a CDS encoding metal ABC transporter ATP-binding protein has product MTEVISLKDVWVKYDKLTVLEDVNLTVEEGDFLGIIGPNGGGKSTLLKVILGLIKPQKGEVKVLGKNPKKAHRTIGYVPQYGPSNIDFPISVWEVVLMGRLGTKGLFRHYNDEDLKATHEALEIVDMLEFRDRQIGELSGGQRQRVFIARSLVSDPKVLLLDEPATGIDTRMQKEFYELLEKLKSEVTIIMVSHDISAVSVLVNKIACLNGKLHYHGSKELIPEDIEQSYGCPVELIAHGVPHRVLHKH; this is encoded by the coding sequence ATGACAGAAGTTATCAGCCTCAAGGATGTATGGGTAAAATATGACAAGCTCACCGTACTGGAAGATGTGAACCTGACCGTTGAAGAAGGAGACTTCCTGGGAATAATAGGACCCAACGGTGGTGGGAAAAGTACATTATTAAAAGTCATCCTGGGATTGATAAAACCACAAAAGGGAGAAGTGAAAGTTCTCGGCAAAAATCCGAAGAAGGCACACCGTACCATCGGATATGTGCCACAGTACGGCCCCTCTAACATTGATTTCCCTATAAGTGTGTGGGAAGTCGTTCTTATGGGACGCCTGGGAACGAAAGGATTGTTCCGGCATTACAATGACGAGGACCTGAAAGCAACACATGAAGCACTCGAAATTGTTGATATGCTCGAGTTTCGCGACAGGCAGATAGGAGAGCTTTCGGGCGGCCAGCGCCAGAGAGTATTCATTGCACGTTCTCTTGTAAGTGATCCAAAGGTCCTTCTTTTAGATGAACCTGCAACAGGTATTGATACCAGGATGCAAAAAGAGTTCTACGAACTTCTGGAGAAGCTTAAGTCAGAGGTGACAATTATCATGGTATCCCACGACATAAGCGCAGTATCGGTCCTTGTTAACAAGATCGCATGCCTTAATGGGAAACTACATTACCATGGCTCAAAGGAGCTTATACCCGAAGATATTGAACAATCCTACGGATGTCCTGTAGAGCTTATTGCGCACGGAGTCCCACACAGGGTATTACATAAACATTGA
- a CDS encoding PAS domain S-box protein, with translation MKGLPDKLLNSLYKGIWAVDINNKFIYFNEGMEEITGLSRNKIIGKDLKYFMELAQLSVGDEGHFRELAVRVKDTLKPSRYHSLQFLTPEGKLSIQSGHIFPMINRDDKYSGIICTVESFSEQKIREKTFKDMLSSKKKLEDIYKNSPVVAFLCTAEKDWPIEFISDNISQFGYTPEDFTSGRLIFGDLIHPDDLDLVRMDVSKLEGEGKQFFSMEYRMLTKSSEIRWVVERSLLGFDEEKRPSYYQGIFIDITERKLAEEALLESEKKYRFIFENSPLGILNFDDNANISHCNDNIVKIMGIPKDRVIGMNMIRDIDDREMKEAVKAIFSRKSGHYEGKYRNPLSGKVTPIKADYSPNISDDGKLLGGVGIVEDITARIEAEEALKKYAEELAAANEELKTLDRMKDQFLSNVSHELKTPLTSIKGYTELISEESLGPLTDKQKEVETTVLRNAERLKRLVESLLFISRVQSGNVKYVFEPTSIAEIIDMTLLDLKIQIDQNKLNVKRRIPDNLPLINGDKDKLTDMITNIVDNSIKFTPEGGTLTCTVIEEEEYLHIILKDTGIGIPPDLIPMLFQRFYQIDATRTRKYGGTGLGLYICKEIVTAHKGKVWAKSEGENKGTEIHIQLPK, from the coding sequence ATGAAAGGTTTGCCAGACAAACTGCTTAATAGCCTGTATAAAGGAATCTGGGCTGTTGATATCAACAACAAATTCATCTATTTCAATGAAGGAATGGAAGAAATAACCGGCCTTTCACGAAATAAGATCATTGGAAAGGATCTTAAATACTTCATGGAGCTGGCACAGCTCAGTGTGGGGGATGAAGGACATTTCAGGGAATTGGCAGTTCGTGTAAAAGATACGCTGAAACCTTCCCGTTACCACTCATTACAATTTCTGACACCCGAAGGGAAGCTTAGCATCCAGAGCGGGCATATTTTCCCGATGATAAACAGGGATGACAAGTACTCCGGAATAATATGTACTGTGGAGAGCTTTTCAGAGCAGAAGATCCGTGAAAAGACCTTCAAGGATATGTTAAGCTCAAAGAAAAAACTTGAAGATATCTACAAGAACAGTCCCGTGGTTGCATTCCTCTGTACAGCAGAAAAGGACTGGCCGATTGAATTCATTTCAGATAACATATCCCAATTTGGATACACACCCGAAGATTTTACATCAGGGCGACTTATATTCGGAGATTTAATCCATCCGGATGATCTTGATCTTGTACGCATGGATGTCTCAAAACTTGAAGGTGAAGGAAAGCAGTTCTTTTCAATGGAATATCGCATGCTGACCAAGTCCAGTGAGATAAGATGGGTAGTTGAAAGATCGCTACTTGGATTTGATGAGGAGAAGAGGCCATCCTATTACCAGGGCATCTTCATAGACATTACCGAACGTAAACTGGCCGAAGAAGCCCTTCTTGAAAGTGAGAAAAAGTACAGGTTCATTTTCGAGAACTCGCCACTTGGAATACTCAATTTCGACGATAATGCAAACATAAGCCATTGTAATGATAATATTGTAAAAATCATGGGTATTCCAAAGGACAGGGTCATCGGTATGAACATGATAAGAGACATCGATGATAGGGAGATGAAAGAAGCTGTCAAGGCGATTTTCTCGAGAAAGTCCGGGCATTACGAGGGAAAGTACAGGAACCCCTTAAGCGGAAAGGTCACGCCTATAAAAGCCGATTACAGTCCGAACATCTCAGATGATGGAAAACTGCTGGGTGGTGTAGGGATCGTTGAGGATATCACAGCCCGCATAGAAGCAGAAGAAGCACTGAAGAAGTATGCAGAGGAACTTGCAGCTGCCAATGAGGAACTCAAGACCCTCGACAGGATGAAGGACCAGTTCCTGTCCAATGTAAGCCATGAGCTGAAAACGCCTCTTACATCGATCAAAGGTTATACCGAACTTATCTCCGAAGAATCTCTCGGACCTCTGACCGATAAGCAGAAAGAAGTGGAAACCACCGTACTTCGAAATGCTGAAAGACTTAAGAGACTTGTGGAATCGCTGTTATTCATAAGCAGGGTACAGTCCGGCAATGTGAAATACGTGTTTGAGCCAACCTCGATTGCAGAGATCATCGACATGACACTCCTTGACCTTAAGATACAGATCGATCAGAATAAACTCAATGTGAAGAGGAGGATCCCGGACAATCTACCGTTAATAAACGGTGATAAGGACAAGCTCACAGACATGATCACCAATATCGTGGACAATTCCATCAAATTCACACCCGAAGGCGGAACACTTACCTGCACTGTTATAGAGGAAGAGGAATACCTGCACATTATCCTGAAAGATACAGGCATCGGAATACCCCCCGACCTCATCCCCATGCTCTTCCAGCGTTTCTACCAGATAGATGCCACCAGAACACGCAAATATGGTGGTACAGGTCTTGGGCTATATATTTGTAAGGAGATCGTTACAGCCCACAAAGGCAAGGTGTGGGCAAAAAGCGAAGGTGAGAACAAAGGAACGGAGATCCATATCCAGTTGCCTAAATAA
- a CDS encoding LL-diaminopimelate aminotransferase, whose amino-acid sequence MYADRINALPPYLFATIDEAKAAQRAKGVDVIDLGVGDPDQPTPSHIVDAMCEAVRDPGTHRYPSYTGMMEFRESVADWCKESRGLELDAATETLTLIGSKEGVAHIPLAFINPGDVALIPDPAYPVYKIGTQFAGGEPHIMPLLEENGFLPDLEAIPADKLAKAKLMFLNYPNNPTSATADVKFFEEVVEFAKENDVVVVHDNAYSEMVYDDYKAPSFLSVDGAMDVGMELYSMSKTYNMTGWRLAFAVGNKDLITGFGKAKSNIDSGAFDAIQRAGITALSSSQQCVADMNTMYEERRDVLLKGLRGIGLDAKAPKATFYMWVPVPDGYDSIGFSKLLLEEAGIVATPGVGFGEYGEGYVRFALTQSVDRLEEAVGRMEKLTI is encoded by the coding sequence ATGTACGCAGACAGAATCAATGCATTACCCCCTTATTTATTTGCAACTATCGATGAAGCAAAGGCAGCCCAGAGGGCAAAAGGTGTCGATGTTATCGACCTCGGTGTGGGTGACCCGGACCAGCCAACCCCTTCTCACATCGTTGATGCAATGTGTGAAGCGGTCAGGGACCCTGGTACCCACAGGTATCCATCTTACACCGGTATGATGGAGTTCAGGGAATCAGTAGCAGACTGGTGCAAGGAATCCCGCGGTCTTGAGCTTGATGCTGCAACAGAGACCCTTACACTTATCGGATCAAAGGAAGGTGTTGCACACATTCCTCTTGCATTCATCAATCCAGGTGATGTGGCATTGATCCCGGATCCTGCATATCCTGTTTACAAGATCGGAACACAGTTTGCCGGTGGGGAACCACACATCATGCCTCTTCTTGAGGAGAATGGCTTCCTTCCTGACCTTGAAGCTATCCCTGCAGATAAGCTTGCAAAGGCTAAGCTAATGTTCCTGAACTATCCAAACAACCCAACATCTGCAACTGCTGATGTCAAGTTCTTTGAAGAGGTCGTTGAATTTGCTAAAGAGAACGACGTTGTTGTGGTTCATGACAATGCTTACTCTGAGATGGTCTATGATGATTACAAGGCACCAAGTTTCCTTAGCGTAGATGGTGCAATGGATGTTGGAATGGAACTTTACTCCATGTCCAAGACCTACAACATGACCGGCTGGAGACTTGCATTCGCTGTTGGCAATAAGGATCTCATCACAGGATTTGGAAAGGCTAAGTCCAACATCGATTCCGGTGCATTCGATGCTATCCAGAGGGCAGGTATCACAGCTCTGTCAAGCTCACAGCAGTGTGTTGCAGATATGAACACTATGTATGAGGAGAGGCGAGACGTACTTCTTAAAGGCTTAAGGGGCATTGGTCTTGATGCAAAAGCACCAAAGGCAACATTCTACATGTGGGTACCAGTACCTGATGGATATGACTCTATCGGATTCTCCAAGCTTTTGCTTGAGGAAGCAGGAATTGTAGCAACACCTGGTGTCGGCTTTGGTGAATACGGAGAAGGTTATGTGAGATTTGCTCTTACACAGTCCGTTGACCGCCTCGAAGAAGCTGTTGGAAGAATGGAAAAACTGACCATTTAA
- a CDS encoding metal ABC transporter solute-binding protein, Zn/Mn family, with protein MNRNIKLILSICTLFVAVFMSGCIDQTEENASQEDVLVVAVSILPQQEFVEKIAGDRINVVVLIPPGASPATHEPTAGQLRDVADARAYFTVGSGLPFENVWLEKIETVNEDMLIVDCSEGIPIIEMHEEEHEEEQDTEVNEEETGHDHGGVDPHIWTSPMNAKIMVENTYLGLIKIDPDNRDFYLQNKDAYLKELDEADARIRATLGGDGGSFMTYHPSWDYFATEYGLDMITIEEEGKEPSPKDMQRLIDEAEEKNIKVIFVQAQFSTQSAGAIASEIGGEVVTVDPLAKDYINNLDIITEAFSQGITKD; from the coding sequence ATGAACAGAAATATCAAACTCATATTAAGTATCTGTACTTTATTTGTAGCTGTATTCATGTCCGGTTGCATCGACCAGACAGAAGAGAATGCCAGTCAGGAAGATGTTCTCGTTGTTGCAGTAAGCATATTACCACAACAGGAATTTGTAGAAAAAATTGCCGGAGACAGGATAAATGTCGTTGTCCTGATTCCACCCGGAGCAAGTCCTGCCACCCATGAACCAACCGCAGGTCAACTGAGGGATGTAGCTGATGCAAGAGCATATTTTACAGTGGGATCAGGATTGCCTTTTGAGAACGTCTGGCTTGAGAAGATCGAGACAGTGAACGAGGACATGCTGATCGTAGACTGCTCAGAAGGGATCCCGATAATTGAAATGCATGAAGAAGAGCATGAAGAGGAACAAGATACTGAGGTAAACGAGGAAGAAACTGGTCACGACCATGGAGGAGTTGACCCTCATATCTGGACATCCCCAATGAATGCTAAGATAATGGTAGAGAACACATACCTTGGCCTTATAAAGATAGATCCTGATAACCGCGACTTCTACTTGCAGAACAAAGATGCTTACCTGAAAGAACTGGACGAAGCTGATGCCAGAATCAGAGCCACTCTTGGAGGAGACGGCGGCAGTTTCATGACATACCACCCTTCCTGGGACTACTTTGCAACTGAATATGGACTCGATATGATAACTATCGAGGAAGAAGGAAAGGAGCCAAGCCCAAAGGACATGCAAAGGCTTATTGATGAAGCCGAAGAGAAAAATATCAAAGTGATATTCGTGCAGGCACAATTCAGCACACAGAGCGCTGGAGCGATAGCATCTGAAATCGGTGGCGAAGTTGTAACAGTGGACCCGCTGGCAAAAGATTACATAAATAATCTTGACATTATCACCGAAGCATTTTCACAGGGCATTACAAAAGACTGA
- the budA gene encoding acetolactate decarboxylase, producing the protein MLVLSGCVDDAPNTPDTPNIDQSNLQDDVLFQASTIDALLEGLYEGQMTIGELKEQGDLGLGTFDALDGEMIVIDGEVYQMKTDGYAYSVNDFDTTPFAAVTYFETDESIILDESLNSSEVGSLIGEMLPSKNLMYAIRIDGTFEHMKVRSVPAQEEPYPLLIDVIADEQVVFELEDVEGSIVGFWLPYYVEGINVPGYHFHFIDAGREKGGHVLDYVILNGTIYIDQTAGFELSLPESAEFMNEDLSRDKGDELHTVEKDEK; encoded by the coding sequence ATGTTGGTGTTATCCGGTTGTGTTGATGATGCTCCGAATACTCCGGATACCCCGAATATTGACCAAAGCAATTTGCAGGATGATGTCCTGTTCCAGGCATCGACCATCGATGCACTGCTTGAAGGTCTCTATGAAGGGCAAATGACTATCGGTGAACTGAAAGAGCAAGGGGATCTTGGTCTTGGGACATTCGATGCTTTAGATGGCGAAATGATCGTTATTGATGGTGAGGTCTACCAGATGAAGACCGATGGGTATGCCTATTCTGTGAATGATTTCGACACTACGCCCTTTGCCGCTGTAACTTATTTTGAGACGGATGAGTCCATTATACTGGATGAATCATTGAACTCCTCTGAAGTTGGTTCATTGATAGGGGAAATGCTTCCATCAAAAAACCTGATGTACGCCATCCGAATTGACGGCACGTTTGAGCATATGAAAGTGCGTAGTGTTCCTGCCCAGGAAGAGCCATATCCTTTGCTGATCGATGTGATCGCTGACGAACAAGTTGTGTTCGAGCTTGAGGATGTTGAGGGTAGTATTGTAGGTTTCTGGCTGCCTTACTATGTTGAAGGCATAAATGTACCTGGTTATCATTTCCATTTCATTGATGCTGGCAGAGAAAAAGGTGGCCATGTGCTTGATTATGTCATTCTGAATGGTACTATCTATATAGATCAGACCGCAGGGTTCGAACTGTCCCTTCCCGAGTCAGCTGAATTCATGAATGAGGACCTTTCGCGTGACAAAGGTGATGAATTGCATACAGTGGAAAAGGATGAGAAATGA